Part of the Archocentrus centrarchus isolate MPI-CPG fArcCen1 chromosome 4, fArcCen1, whole genome shotgun sequence genome is shown below.
AGATTATTTATAATTAGAATAGACTAAAATAACACTACAACATTAACACTACAGAACTCATCTTCACAAAATGTTGTAAATGGCTATATGACTGCCAAATAAAGCTGTAAatatcttttttattattatttggcaTCATTGCAAATGAATTTAGTCCACAAGAATGCAGTGTCATCCTCTAGCTGCCAAATAGTCACATTCAGACTGTATTTTCTTTGATGGAACTGCGGTTTATTGGTCCGCTTTGTCCCTGTTAGGACACCTTCCAGGACTACCAAGAGATGTTTGTCCAGTTTGGCTATGTCGTGCTCttctcttctgcttttcctctgGCTGCCATGTGTGCGctcatcaacaacatcattGAGATCCGCAGTGATGCCTTTAAACTCTGCACTGGCCTGCAGAGGCCTTTTGGACTCCGTGTGGAGAGCATAGGCCAGTGGCAGGTCAGAAATACACCATGTGAAAGTTAACACaggttgttttggttttttttgtcttgttgtaaATAAGTCACATAAAGAAAGAGaccattaaaatatttcagtaatACTAGCATATGCAGATGTAGAAGTTGTTGAATTTAAAAGTCAAAGGGAGTTGATTAATATATAAACAGCATTAATATTAACTGTAACTATGTATCAGTTACAGAAGTCTGGATGAAGAATTTGCCCAAACTTAATTTAAAAGTGTTCCAGCAAAGCacaaaatcagaaaaataattttaaacctgttttttttttcacattcacaGACTGCAATGGAAGCCATGGGCCTGATTGCCATCATAGTGAATTGCTACCTGATTGGTCAGTGTGGTCAGCTACAGCGTCTTTTTCCGTGGCTCAGCCCTGAGATGGCCATCATCTCCATCGTCATCCTCGAGGTACCACAGCTTATTCCCGCTCATCAGTCTGAAGCACTGGAAGctttttaagtctttttttcatCAGCGACCAGTATATTTGTTACAACCCAGCAGAATGTGTGAGAATCAGTAAATGTGCCAGGATTTCAGCTCGAGTACGTGATTTTTCTACCTGTAAAGACATGGATGGATATTTAGCACTTACCCTATACAAAGTGTCAAAACAGTCATGTTATTCAAAGTGATATAAAAATGGGTTTATAACTCACCAAAAGCATGAACAAAGGAACTGAAGCTCTCTGCAGTATGTCACTGTTACTGCTTGTAACATATTTAGAAACTAGTTTGCTGCACTGTATGTGAGAGGTAAACAGCCTGCAGCGCTGTCTTGGCCTGATAAAGAAGTCAAGCCTATCAGAAGGATAATTCCACAGCCCAAGTGTTGCAAGAATTACCTCAAGTAACAAGTTGCTTAAAACAGGTGTTTGAAGCACTGTGTCCTATTTTTGGAGATTTTACTGTACATTAATTAATTTGTaattctttgatattttttttcttcatgtattttctacctgtctgtctgtttgcagCACTTTGCCATCCTGCTTAAATACATCATCCATGTGGCTATTCCTGACATTCCTACGTGGGTCAAAGAAGAGATGGCTAAACTGGATTATCAGCGCAGGGAGGCCTTTAAGGTAAACAGTGAGGCATCATAAGACAAATAAAATTTGATATGGGATGGTTGAAAATGAGAGACGAGATTCATGGTCATGACTTTGGGGAATTTGAAGAAGCCCTTTATAGCCTACCTCATTAACTTGGTCATGCTGCAGCACTgcagttgtttctttttgggAACAACTTTTTGGAAGTTGTTTTGATATTGTAGCAAAACTGCACAATGTAGAAAAGAGATTAGCTTGTAGCTGCACCTGGAGCACTAATGCAAGATTCTTACTGTAGTAAGGGCTTTGTTAGATGAGTAGCACTGCAGTATTGTAGTAGTTAGCTGGGCTAGTGCTGATTCTTATGAACGCATTGTGAGAACGTTTTCCCTTCCTCTGCAGAAGCACGAGCGGCAGGCACAGCAGCATtaccagcagctgcagagaaggaaaagagaggaggaagagaggcaAAGACAGGCAGAGCATATGGCCCGCAGGGAAAGGGAGCGGGACGACAGCAAAGGCGACTCTTCGGGGGATCACCACCACGACAAAAGTCACGGCAGCAAGTCGCGTTCtgggggtggaggaggaggaagcgcTGGGTCCGACAAGCCCAAGAGGCCCAGCTCCCTGTTGGCCAATAATAATGTGATGAAGCTGAAACAGATCATCCCGCTACAGAGCAAGTTCTCCTCGGGTGGTGCCCGCTCTCCTCAATCACCCACTGGCAGTGAGCCAAAACTGCCCGGCTTCTTAAGCTTCAAATTCCTCAAGTCACCTGAGAATAAGAGGGAAGGTGCTGCAGCTTCTGCGGCTGCTGCCACGGCCGTTAATgccacagcaacagcagcagcgtCATCATCGTCATTATCAGGTAGCAGCTCTCAGGAGCGTTCTCAGTCACCCAATAAGGCCTTCAACCCTGGGAAATTGTTTAACTTTGGGAAATCTGAGGGAGGAACTTGTGTAAACGGGGCGCCGCTGCCCAGGTCAGGAGAGGGGTCATCATCACAGACATCAGAAAGACAGCCTTCCCGGTCTGACTTGAATGGCGTTCCAGAGGAGATCCCCTCACCCGGAGGGGAAGGCTCAGAGAACGGACATTCATCAGACTTGGATCTGGCCGGTTCTAAAATCTAGTGGctccagaaagaaaaaagaaaaaaaaaagaaaaaaaaaaacacaacttgtcTTTGGTTACATCTCACCTGAAGAGGTGACGTGTTTACTGTGAGGAAGGCTTGACCTACCTTCTGTGCTGTCACAGGCCATGTGTAGGAGTACTTGAAGCAGAGAGCTGAAACTGATGAGAGATGACTGTCGCTctggtttgcttttttttttttgtttttgttttttttttgctgcgagacaaaaaagaaaacaggctcTGTAAGAAAGACACAAGCCCTTCTATCGTGACCGAATAAaaccacacacgcacgcacgcacacacctgtacacacacaaacatacaaattcTTCCTTGTCTGCAATACATAAAGAAATGCATGAGCTGCGTTTCTAATATTTTTAAGCCTTTAAAGCAGAGCTGTGTTTATTGATTTCTTCTTGTCAGAAATTGTAAGCGTCTCGGTGGCTTCACACTGGGACGTTGTGTAggaaagtgattaaaaaaaaaacttggtggTGGTATGGTGGATTAGAGATTGTACATCAAATAACTGCTGAGAGTGTTTTTTAGCTGTCACAACACAAGTGATCATTAGATATCAGTCTCATTTTAATCCGTGAGGAATTGTTGGGCCCTTCACTTTTTCTACTGAAGCTGAAGAGTGGAAAAGCAATATCAGTCAGTGTTTCATTAAGTATCAATCATCACATAAGCCCTTCTGAAACAGTCACCCTGATATATCACCAGCTTTATTTTCAAAGCAGAGGTGATGTCTGAGCTTCGTACACGTCCTCCCAGTCTGCGACAGGAGCCAGTTTGTTTGAAATGAAAGCAACGAGCTTAGCAAGTTACGAAAATGCCAGTATTTTTGGAAGAACGGAGGAGAGGTAAGAAAAAGCGAGTGGTTTTGGAGAAAGTGGAGCAGAGATCCCTGTTGCATGCTGTTCTCCATCCGAGCCCGTAGAGCGCCTTGTAAACACAGATGGTGCCTCATTCCACAAACTCGAGCTAGACTTGGCAAATGAGCACAGAGTTAAAGAAGTAACATTTGCACTAAACCCTGACGCCCTGCATAGAAATGGATCTCTCTCTTCAGCAGAGAGTGCCAACACCAGCCTGCCTCATTACATTATGcaaaaactgtttctttttgtttcttttatttcacaCGGTGCATGCTATCAGCAACGACGAGGTTTCAAGATATTCATATgatcatattttttgtttttgaacagtTGCTTTTAATATGTTATCCTCCATATTGTTTTATATGCACCTTTTGCAGATGATGGAAGTTCCTTTTTTTAACCAATGCAGTATTTTTCTGAATATACTGTTAACCCAAGACGTACAGTACTCCATAAAAGTTTTAGGCACTAACTCAAGGCACTCGACAGGAGCGGAGtaaatagaagaagaaaaaaaaccttcatcAAGCGTGAGCACCCTTTGACTTGAATGGCAGCAGTTCTCCAAAGTACACTTGCATGCAGTTGTTCAAATTTTATGTTGTTCAGTCATTGTAGAGAACTTGCCCTGAATTCTTCTGTGGATTTGGACTGTTTCTCTCTTCATGTATTTGCTGACTTACTTGATAATAATGTGAGCAGGCTCTTTAGGGACCAAACCAGTCCTTGCAGGACTCCCTGTTCTCCTtgaatatagatttttttttaatgactctgACTGCATGTTTGTTATGCTGCAGAATTGATTTGAAAAATGATCACACCGCTCCAGGGTAGTTTCACGTgatgcataaaaatataaatatctagaAGTGcctaaaacattttttgcacagtactgtactttgCATACTGTTTGCCTATATTCCATTGTATTTCAATTATGTTAGTGGACTTGCTCAAGTAGGCAAGTCCGTCATCTACCATTGACTGGTATTTCACTTCTGCGGGGTCTCCAGAAGGTGGTGCCAGTTTATTTACATGGAAAGATGTTAAGCTGTTAGATTCAATTAACAATTGACACAATTATTTACCCACACCATGAGTCAGTAGTCATCAGAATGCGGCAGAGGCAGCAGAATTACCATGTCTGACAAATTTGACAAGAGACACACTGAGAAAGGTTTCAGAGGCCGTTGCACTGTACTGTAGGTTGAGATACGGGAACATTAACTATGCATTTCCACACTTTCACCTCAGACAAGGATTTGGGCAATAATACAGAGTTGAAGTTGACTTGTAGTACTAAAGCTCTAGACTATCCCCCTCCCCACCTCAAACACTAATTCCTTCTGCATTATCCTCACCAGACTCTatgcattttttcctttttgtcccATCAGTTTTGTTAGTGCCAGCTCTCTCAGATCGCCTGTTTCCTGTATAATGTTAAAACTCTACCCTAACCTGCAGCCTCCATTGGCTGAACAGGTTTTTGTGTTCTGTTGCAGCTTTAATAGGTTAGTTTTTTAAGTCTAGTCAATTTTTTGGTCTCATGGCTACAGAAGAGATGAAAATGTTCTTACAGAGAGGCAAAAAGTTCTTACTGACATTAATGCAATACCGAAGCAGTCTGTGCAGTCATGTTATCATCTTACAGTCAGCCTGCAGTATGTTCTTGTTTTATATTTGGAAGCCACTGTTCGTTATAAATGTAAAGTGAGAAGTGCGAGGCTAAGAGAAATGTAATATCTTCAGCGTCTGTGTGTCATTCTCAAAGGTTGGTTGTTGTTGGAGGGGACCCGAACAGCAGCAGAACAGGGATCGAGACGCTAACGACGTAGCTGAGCAAAGTCTCATGAAAACCTTTTATTCTTGCAGCATCTGGATTTCAGGGATAAATGACTTCACGGTGCAATAGAGTCCATTCATCATCATTCGAAAAGTCACATAGAGAGGCAGAACTGGTGCACTGGAAATATTTGCTGATACTGCAGTGTCACAGTGGAGTAGACTTACAGTCAGCTCCGTGTGTGCATTATTCAGGTAAAGCGAACAGTGTCACAACCGAAATCAGCTTGTTACTGCTTTCATTTTTGCTCTCATGACAGCAGCAAAACATGCCATTCTGCAGTGGAGATCTTTAAAGtaaagaagcattttttttttggaggaacAGCTCCTGACACTTTGGGTTTCACTGAAAACTTGATCTCATTCTGAAAACGGCAGCGTCACGGCACAGGCATCCCTTGTATTAGGACAGCAGCTCAGACTCAGACTCTTTATCAAAACAACTTCTTTCAAGAGTTTGGACGTCATCAGTCTCATTTGAAATAAGTAGGAAAGGACTGAGTGGATTTAGTAAATGTAACGTGTTCTGGTGTTTCAGAGTGGATGTGAACAGGTGAGATTCTCACCACAGCTACATTAAAGCCCGACCCTAACCTCAAAGTTGAGACATTTTCATGGAAGCCTCACTTACACAAACATCATATGCTCTTCCAATGTAccactgtacaaaaaaaaaaagatcttttaaagaaaaatactggGAAATgggattatttatttcttttaatttattttgtcatatttttgtaaGACCTGACAAATAGTTAATAAAACAATTTCAAATGCATTCCATGTGGTATGGCTagttttctgtatttctgtgcattttgtgatatttttcatAATAAGCACCACATAACGAAAAGACAGTTTTAATCCAGTTTTATTTCAGCAAAGCTAAAAAGAACATATCTGATCTAACACGTGGGACAAGGCTTAGGGTGTTCGTAGAACAGTCTATCTGAGCAGAAGCAGAATGTGGTTTTCATACTTTAAATAACAGAAAGGGTATTTACACTGTAGGTAGGAAGATGACTGACCACATCGCAGTGTTGACAGATTAAAACAGGGAGGCGAGGAGGCTTTGATGTGACTGCTGggcagtgataaaaatgattttttaaaaggaaaaaaaaaaaaaagctttattcaGTGTTGTACAGTTTATGATACCAATACAAACTGAATCTCAGGAACAAGAAAGGATGGCGGCTGCACTTTGCTGTGCATGCTTATTGTGCATTCTATGGCTGAAACTATAATACTTCctcaaccaccaccacccctggTGTTCATAAAAGCAGCTCTCAGTCAAggtggaaagaagaaaaagcatcCAGGGCTGTCACAAAGAAGAGGCAAACAGTACCGCTAACCTGGGCCCTGAGCTGGGGGAGCAAAAGGATCCGAATCGTGACACGTTTTAAGGCCTCTCGGCTAATACCTTCCACACAAGATAACACCAAAAACCCTAACACCCCTTATGCTTTATTTCTGGTCCAGGATTATAACACCCAGCCACTGAAACATTAACATGCAAGGCAAGGTAACATccactggggttttttttctactttattCTGTATTCTTTTACAAAAAGGCAGACACAAAGATACTAAATTGTATAAGCTACTGGTAATTATTTACACACATTATGCATTCTTTTCCCTTTTCCACACATTACTATAGATATTTCTCCTTAGTATCTGTGCTGTTACCAAGTTGTGCGACTAAAAATGAAATctcacattttatattttcctaTTAAGACATAACAGTTCCTCCTTTTTCCTTTACATCTTTTGATGAAAGATCTGCTAAAACTTAGAGAAAATCCCCTTCTCACTAGACTCGATTAGGCAGAGGGAGGTGCTAAATGTAATACTACTTCTCAGGCACACCAACACAACGTTAATCCTACAAGCACAAGTCCCAGGATAGAATGCAGATATTAATAttcaccaaaaagaaaaaccaacaacacacatttaaaaaggagGGGGATCCTGGAAGAGTTGCTTCTACTTTGTGCTGTTCTTCACAGTGCATTCTTGGTTCTGTCGATTCAAACAGTGTGGAAAAGAAGTTGCAATGCCCCCGTGTGGTTGCAGAGTGGGCAGTGAAACTGAGATGGTGGGCACTGTGGCTGGCAGGAAGCTCATTGCcatatacaaacaaacaaacaaacaaacaaaaaaaaaacaccaaaaaaaacccccaataaaataaaattaaaacagtaaCAAAATATTCACACAAATCAGAACAGACTGTCCAGATGACAGAAAGGCTACACAAGTCTTGTACCAGTtacatttttaagattagtGTCTGACATTATCTGTCCAGTCCATCTCATCTTTATTCTACTCACTTTTTCGACTATCCACTCACACATACAGCACAACACACGGTCCACACTCACAGCTCAGCACGCatacaaatatatacatgtgTACTAGCCCACATAGGGAATAGCCAACATAATTAAAACACCAGTAATGATTTCCCCTCCATGACTACAGctcttctttcagtcactaacaGCGACTTGAGATAATTTCTGCCAACTTTATTTTCATACACCATAAGTGGCAGCtttgtttatgggaatttcccGGAATTCTCTCATTAGTTTCATGACAGGAAACACATCCTGCTGTAGTTTGGAAAAACCAGGAAGTCTGTATTCAGGAGGGATTATCCTATGGTTTTGCTTATATTGGCTGTACCCTgttgacacaaacacatgtacacacgcatacacacaatCAGACACACACTTATGAGTCCTCATTCATCTCTTGGCTATCTGTCCTGGCGATCTTCCTTGGGGGTGCTGGGCTGTCACCCTCAGCTTGTTCCTGTTCCCTTTTCTTTGCTGCATTCTGTTTGATACAAAGGATTACACAGGAATCAGCAAAATCAGAGCCAGAGACTGACTTTATGAAGTGAATGAGACCTAATAAAGACTCATAACAAAAACTACTAACTGGAgatattttatctgaatttcagGAGCAGGACCACACCTCAAACACTTCCCCTTCCAGTTCCATGACTACATTTCCCTCCCTGCATATATATAAGCTGTTGAACAAACAGCCTATAGTGCAGTTCTTGCACCTCTCATTAGTGCCAAAGGGATCTGCCTGGCTCGGGAGTCACCGCCAGCCCTCACTGAGGACTTCCCGAAACTGCAGTCTCAGGCCTAGATCTATCTTTATTTCATCTGCCATTCTCTTTGAAGAAGCACTGTCACTCTAATTGAAGATGTGGTCCCTGCTAGTGAAATGAgactaaagaaatgaaagaactGCACATGCTCACCTTTTTGTCCCACTGCTGGTGGAGGTAACGCAGGAGGATGTTGGTTTTTTCTGTTACAATGACTGTAAGCAAACAGAgacaagaattttttttccaaacatgcAAATTGCATTTACAGCTGATCTGTTCTGATGCCATACAGTGCTAATTTGGTAAAAGTTAATAAGCATTTGAAAACATCCAATGATAAACCACAGCAGAGAGGGTTAGTTTACAGTTTCAACTTACTCTGTTCAGAAGGGTATTCACGTGTTGGAAGGTACACAGAGGGTCTGCGATTCTGAATAACATCACAAAGAGGCTAAGTTATAGCTGTGCTCACTTTCTATATCTGAACGAACAAAAACTAAACGTCCACAGACAGTATTGATAAAGGCTACTTACAGATGCTTTACAAACAGAATCCGCATGAAACCTGCTGAAGTTGCTCTTATTGTAGACAGGAAGACCTTTCAAGAAATCAGCCTGTGGGAAGAGGGTGAAGTGATTATTAGACCCTGTGGCgttcatttctctttttcatcttCAACTTATTATGACTCTAAAGATTGTAAGTCTCAAGTCATCTATTTCGACTTTTAGCAGCCAGCCTGCTGAAGTTTACTCGAGTCATCTCATAGCAACAGTCTCGATAATCACCAATGacagtgtaggtgtgtgtgttttttttttaaatgcatatgTTTGCTGAGCAGGTGACAAATCCCTTTACATGACAGCATACAGGGCGTTCCCCCATCACACACGATAACGGGCCTGCCCCCCCAACCCCACGACGTCCCCATTAACCTCCAAAATGGATGCAAT
Proteins encoded:
- the dda1 gene encoding DET1- and DDB1-associated protein 1 — protein: MEKADFLKGLPVYNKSNFSRFHADSVCKASNRRPSVYLPTREYPSEQIIVTEKTNILLRYLHQQWDKKNAAKKREQEQAEGDSPAPPRKIARTDSQEMNEDS